The Glycine soja cultivar W05 chromosome 8, ASM419377v2, whole genome shotgun sequence genome has a window encoding:
- the LOC114423665 gene encoding uncharacterized protein LOC114423665: protein MAVANLQRLSSQVHRLPSVSFFSKSLISRTSTSSSSTKKVADRIVRLSAIDFAGKKHEVVGLAGQTLLKALINTGLVDPESHRLEEIDACAAHCEVNIAQEWLDKLPPRSYDEEYVLVRNSRARVLNKHSRLGCQVLLDHDLEGMVVALPEPRPWDTS from the coding sequence ATGGCAGTGGCGAATCTGCAGAGACTGTCCTCGCAAGTGCACCGCCTCCCCTCCGTCTCGTTCTTCTCCAAATCCCTGATCTCCCGCACCTCCACCTCTTCCTCCTCCACGAAGAAGGTCGCGGACCGCATCGTGCGGCTGTCGGCGATCGACTTCGCGGGTAAGAAGCACGAGGTGGTGGGCCTGGCCGGTCAGACCCTGCTGAAGGCGCTGATAAACACGGGCCTGGTCGACCCGGAGTCCCACCGCCTGGAGGAGATCGACGCCTGCGCGGCCCACTGCGAGGTCAACATCGCGCAGGAGTGGCTCGACAAGCTACCCCCTCGCTCCTACGACGAGGAGTACGTCCTCGTTCGCAATTCCCGAGCAAGGGTCCTCAACAAACACTCCAGGCTCGGATGCCAAGTTCTCCTCGACCACGACCTCGAAGGTATGGTCGTTGCCCTCCCCGAACCTAGGCCCTGGGACACTTCCTAA